In Prinia subflava isolate CZ2003 ecotype Zambia chromosome 1, Cam_Psub_1.2, whole genome shotgun sequence, the DNA window TTTAGCAGCCATGATTAGGGATTGGGGCAGGACTTTGGTATCAGTCTTGTCAAACTCTGCACAGCTTCACCACTGAAAAACACTTGCAGAAGCTACACTGCTTGCTtcatttgttgttttaaattgtatttttcagaGGAGATGAAAAGCCCCAGCAAAAATATCCCCTTAACTGTGATGACTGCTGTTCCTGCAgtaattgttttttatttactaGTGAACATCTCATATCTGACTGTCCTCACACCTAAGGAAATTGTCTCCTCAGgtatgtatttaatattttttcattaaaaaggaCTGGCCCATTGACATATCCATCTGACGTCAATGCCCTGAGTTACTTCTGCTCACCTAACTTTACAGTCCAGAAATTTgggttcattttcttttaacagaGAATTCTTCTTTAATTTTACTGCATGACACAAGTTGGATGAATGCAGGCAGGTTATTGAAATTGTTGGCTTTTCCCTACACTGTCTAAAAACAAATCAGAAGTGTatgaaaacctggaaaataatGTGAAAGTCAGGTCCCAAGTATAGAGAtggtctttgttttcctgtagttttaattttatctcctccttctttccctaTCTCATGGAGTCTCAGACCAAAGCCATTACTCTTTAGGATGTGGAAAAGTCTAACATGTTCAGGAGGATAGAAAAGACTGGGCACAAAAATGTAGCCACTTTGGGTGTGTATTATTCATTATAAATATTATGTTTTCTTAGAAGAGCTTATACAAAATTCCAGTGTATGTAAAGACTGTCTCAGATCCTGTACCAATCAGCTGGCCATGAAAAGCTCCAAAGGGAGCTGTATTTCCCCTTGATTGTCCAAGCAGCACATTTGAAATCCCACTATAATGAGACTGAGCTGTGAGACCTTGTCTACAGGCCAGACAGGAACCATACCTCATTTGGATGgatcaattatttattttcctatgAAAAAAGCTCACCAATGTAAATGAGAACAGTGTACCTGTCACTCAGTAACCTCATATTATTGCTCAGCCAGTGTCAGGCTGTCTGCTAGGAGAGATGGATCATTTGAACGCTACAATGAGGGAGGCAGCAATTACCAAACTGTCCATGaagagcagctgccagctggcaTGACCAGCTCCATGCATACCAAAGGAACTGTGTTTATCTGTGCCAGCTGAGAAGATAAACTTAAAATTATTGCACTTTTTCAAACATTGCTTGTTCTTGTTCCTTCACtaatttttttggggggggagggtgGGGTGGGCACTCTTTTCTCCATCTCTAGTAACAGGACACTGCAAGACCTATGTTCCTCATGGCATTTGGTTATAGACCCACTTGTCCTCACAGCAGTATCAGCTATAGCTAATTTCCAGACAATATAGAATACCTTTTGTTTAGAAACAATCTTTCACACTTCCAGTTCCACCCAAAGCAAAATCTCATTAATAGCACATTTGTTGACTCATCTCTGAATGTGGATGTTCTCCTGTTGGCTGTTTCCTGTAACAGCAGATTGTATCACCACCGCGGTCACACTGGGGACCAAGGAgttacttttctttccttgcccAGGTGTGTTTGTGATGCAGAACACGGTACTTGTACCACActaattcttttgtttcttgCAGTTGCTGTGGCCATCACTTGGGCTGATCGAGTGATCCCCTCTGTTGCCTGGATCATTCCTGTCTCTGTTGCTGTCTCAATATTTGGTGCCCTCAACAGCAGCATGTTCACACTCGGGCGATTAAGCTATGCTGGAAGTCAGTCAGGACATTTACCTTCTTTAATATCCATGCTTAATGTCCACTCCTGTACTCCTGCACCAGCCATGATTTTTTCAACCACCATTGCATCCATTTTTATCATCCCCTCTGACCTTATCATGTTAACAAATTACTTTGGATTTTCTGCCTGGCTTATGACTGGATTGACTTGTGCAAGCCTGATTGTACTTCGATACCGGGAACCTCATCTACACCGACCATATAAAGTAAATGGATCTGagttacaaaatatttttatagattttttttgagTCCTGGGTAGCATGCAAAAGTTATAGAAGAATTGCAAATCCAAAGTGGATAGTCacaaaaatacaattaataATCTCAATGCTTAGAGCCttatttgaatattttgctTCACTgtagaaagaagagaaacaaacagaTGGTCCCTGCCCCAGAGAATTTGAAAATATGAGATGGTTCTTTGCAGAATGGGAGAGATGTGCAAACAATGTGGAACCATACCAGTGTGGAGCAGTAACCATACAGGACCCATTGCCAGTCAGAGTTAATTAAACTTTGATCTGCTCTCTTCCCTGACACAATCATGGGCATTAAGGATATGTTGAATTTCCTCTTACTCCAGCAGTCAGAAAGTTGGGTTAGAAGTGTATGCTTATTGTGAAGGCTTCTGGGCACTCAGCCCTGAGTGACTTCTAGGAACCCACAATATCATATGTGAACAAATTTCCAGTACTGCCTGTCTCTCCCCCTCAACAATAGAAGGAGCCTAAAcaaatagtttttaaaagatGCCTTCTTATAGGCAATTTGAGTCAGGTGACTCTTGTCCTGGGTGAATTTATAGCAGCATGAGAAATGGTACTCTACTGTGGCAAAGAACACACTGTTACTCTGGTGAATGAGGCATAAAATCACGGTTGGTTCATTTATTTCCTAAaccacttcttttctttctcttacagGTGTTTTTACCAGTTCCATTTATGATGGTGGCAATGTCTTTCTTCCTAGTTCTAGTTCCCATAATCTGGTCTCCAAACCTGCAATATGTTTATGCTTTCCTGTTTATGCTTGGAAGTCTTATTGTTTATCTGccttttatacattttaaattacattttgcattttttgatAAAATTACTTGCCACTTACAGCTCCTGTTAGAAGTCTGTCCTGCTGATGGATCTGCTGAGGGCAAATGTGAATAATAGCAGATATTTATTCTCAGTACAAATAAGAGCCAACAGAGGATTTTGTTTAACTGAGACTGTCAACAGTACAATTTAGATGTTGGTGTGATATATAGGTGTGCATGcatgcatatacatatatacatgtatacaCATATATTTCAAACATCcacatatatgtatgtgtaggcacagagtcacagaatcacagaatgaactagtttggaaaagacctttgaaaccatcaagtccaacccatgaCCTAACACCTCCtcatcaactaaaccatggcataAGCATAATATATGTGTCTGTTGGTAttattacataatttttttatgtATACTAATTTAATAGGTGCAAAGGTTCTCTTTAACTTGCAAAATCTGTAAAATGCTCTCTCTTGCTCCTGAATAAACAGTTAAAATTTGTGTAAAGTCTTGCAACAATAAAAATAGGACTCAAACACAGCACAAATAATTATCAATATTATCATAGAATAACTGAATAAATACATAATAGGATCATTATAAAAATACACCCGCACTTTGAACTAAATTGTTTGGATTATTCTTAGTTTGCTGTAGCTCACTGATTAGAATTACTTTTAAAGGCATTATCTTTCTTTTCATCTGCCACCTTTTTCTTGgcatgaatttatttttaataaaagtctTTGAAGAATATCATAAAGTTGACTGAGATCTTAAATCCCAAGAAAATTGTACAGGGTGCATCTTAGCTATTTTAGAACAACACATACAAATTCAAGGTGAAATCTTACAAAGCATGAAGTAAGACAATGAGaattatttatcattttcatcacagaaataaaagctaaagATACGtagatttgttgttgtttaaatttatggggggtccccggggagtgccccccggagacccccggggtcttttggggtcgtggtgttcccgtgctggcaggcaaagagactcagatgccggtgggatgctgatgaggtgagggtttattcactgagggagaggggaagggaaagggggggggaagggaggagagggaaagggagcatcaggaggcctccaggggaagaggggcaagagggggcagagccttctgccttagcattcttatcacagaggttcaaaggggcgcggtaacattctccagccaatgaggttacagatacaggatactgcagggaggatacagacttgggataaaccgtacattttccaggggtgagccagagcaaaccatttccataaaatgcaatcccacataGATTCCTTTACTAAATCGTTTCCATCTTAGCATTAATATTCATTTTATTCCTTGCTTTCTTTGTGGTGCTGTTGAGAAATAAGGCTTTTTTATGCCTTCTCCCCTTTGTATGTTGTTTATGAAAGCAAgataattcttttttcttctgataatTGGGCCATATTAAGTGCATAGAATATTTCGTCTTATAAAACAAACAGTACCGAAAAAAAATAGGTATGTAGGCGATTATTAATATATGCTGCTATTTTCATAATTACAATAGAATTACAAATGTAAAGTGATTTTCCAAATCTGGAAATGAAAGATCAGCAACACAACCAGTAGATGGCCCCAGCAAAACATCACTCTTACACTGTGATCTCTGGTTTGATGGATGTTGTATTGGTGAAACTGTCTTGCAGGGCATTGTATTATAACACACAAGAATGAAAAAGATCTTGCTACAATACTCGATTCACTAATGTATAAAAATTTTAGAGATAAGAATGATAGATAAGGAATTCTTGATAGCTACCTGAAGTCCAGGGTGGCCATCAATAAAACCGGGAATCAACCAAAGGTTTAAGAGGATTTGACTTTACATTGGAATGAGCccccaaatgaaaacaaatacatGAAGCAAGTGGCTTTTCTGAAGGTGATAATGCACACagaaaatttgaagaaaaaaattatacctTTTAAATTGCTGTATGAAGAAAAGTTCATACAAGTGAGGACTACAGTGtgtgcagctgagctggagaTTGGATCCTGCTGAACGCAAGGAAGGAATCAATGTTTAATTTCACTTAATAGTTTTATtggaaaaacatttctcttGCTATTTAAATTCAAAAAATCATGAGACTCATCAACATTGTAGAGGAATTATATTTTATGAACTGAattgtaaaagaaagaaattattttactgtGACCAAAGCATCCATTGGTGATTTGTAAATGCAGATGTCATGGTGCCACAGCTTTTCAACTGAACTTTCAAGTCATTTATTTAAATCTATATTTTAATATGCAGAAGAAAAGTGGAAGttataagaaaaaaagtttatgGAACAACAATGCTGTGTTGTAGACCAGATGATTAGGAAAAGCAAGCATCAAGGGGAAGTTGCTCAGTTGGGTGTGTTATTTCCATGTAATTTCTTGTCAGTGTGTCAACTATCTGTTTAATTCCATAATGAGTTGGGTACCTACTGATACCATATGTCAGGGTATGTTTGGATAATTAGAGCATGTATTTGTTAATGATACAAACTTCAAATATATAGGTTTAGCAGTTCCAACCAATCAGGGGACTCAAAATCACAATGAAAtgtaatatgaaataaattgcatttatgTATCTTTCTGGAATGTGAAGTagatagtttttattttaacaaaaatatagGAAATGGCACATCAACGTACAAAATGGGAAGATTTAGAATAGGTCAGAATTAAAAATGTCCATGCAAGCTTAAGCTCCTCTGCAAAGGCACCTTTCAATGGCCTTGCATTGTCAGATCATAAACTGTTCTTTCTATATACTCTTACCTTATTTATTGAAATGAATGGATGGTGCCAAATAATGCACTATTATTTTCTCCCTATTTCAACATGTGaccttgcattttatttatcaCTCTCTGCTCAAATTCTGGTCTTGATAGACATTGTTATCTTACAGACTTTTCTATGGTATTCCTCATGACAGCACCTAAGCTCTTCACAAACAACAACTAATTTCTCTTGACTCTCATGAGCTGGCAGTGGTATCATCTTTGCTTGCTGAAAGTAAATTAAGGTCATGTGTAGGTTGCACAAGAAATCCATTTTGTGATGTTCCCTGAGATCCTTCAATTCACATCAAATACCTGGCTGGAGAACCACTGATGGAGATTCAAGTCCAAGTATGGATGTTTCTTTATCTTAGGAGAAGGGCAAAGAGCCAGGGAACTGGTGAACATACATCTTGTATGTCTATTCAGACCCTATATAAagatttccatttccattcaTTCCAGCTTTTAGATGGAAACAAAGGAAGTATGCCCAAAATTGCACCCTAACTTTGGATGCCTAAGATGAAGTACCTTGGAGCTGATTTTTCATAGTAGTTAATAAGTTCAGACTGCCTATAGTCTCCTGGAATTAAGTTCCAAGAATACTATAAAATTATCACAGTTACTTTGGTTTAGATGAATAGTTGGTATCCTTTAGCTCATCTTCTGACTAAATGTGAGTAGCTGCAATTTCTTTAAGACCTACAGTCTACTAAATGTTAAATTACAATgataagattttaaaattccacAAATCACATGGGAGAATTTCAAATCTGATatagaaaatgaggaaaacagaattaattgcaagttttgtaaaaaataatttaaattattccaGTATAGCCACGGAATTTTATAGAAAAAGAGCATTGTGTATTCTTTTGGGCAATACTTCAAATTCCTAAATTCAGCAACTGTTCTGCAAGTGCTACATCATTCAGTACATCAAATTCCTCTTCTACAGCAAATGAGGAATTGGCTGCCTCACATTTAGCATCTTCTTCAACACAAATGTTGACTTAGTCCCAGATCCAAGAGAGACAggattttctgaaaaagaataCTCTCACTAAATGACCCTGTTGGAAAGGGACTCCCACAGCTGAGCTGAATTAGCATTATAAAAGCAATCCCAGATATGGTATGGCCCATCCCTGAATATGAGTCACTGATGTTCTCTTAATGCAGACTTTCTTTTGTCTGAGTGTTTTAGAATGCTAAATCACAAAGAAGCAAATACACTATTAAATTTATAAAGATTTCTTATTGTTGCTGGCTCATTCCACATCTCCAAGCAGTAAGcataaaggaataaaattcaaatttataACTCATGTTAGATACTCTGGCCAAGAGCAATtcaatattttaacattataGCTTGTTTCAGTTGGTCTCAGCTGCTTTCCTACTTGAATATATCTCAGAAAATGCTATATGGAAGCGTGACTGTTTTATTACTAGACTATTTcagacatttatttaaatttttaatttttttatctttgaCTTTGTAATTCTTTTATGCTTATGCATACTTGCAGGTTTCAGAACTTCAACCTTGCAACAAGTAAAGATAGAAGGTGGATCATTTTTTATCAATATTGTACTGATTGGTCCATTTTGACATGTAATCTCCCTATCTCTTCTTCTAGGCTTCTAACACAATATTTGTATGCATGtctacattattttttttcctttatctcctTAAAAAGACaatgtaaaatacaaaattattataAGTATTACTCAAAAAATTGGTTGTAATTACACTTCATGCTAATTCCATGTGTGCTGAgtgctttacaaaaaaaaaaatcactatgaGGCAAACCCCAGTAATTgaacagaagaaagaagaacCCCAGAAATTATTTGTTTCGCTTCCCTTTTCAAAAAAGTTAGTGTTAAATGTGAttccaataaaaataaaatcagccaACAATGAACAGCTGTACATGTTTTTGTGCTCTGACGTGGTAATATTTGGTTTGGTAACTTCTGGGTTACCTAGGGGAGGATGTACGAGGAGCTGTCAGGCCACGAGTGATTCAGACCTCCTGAATTCTGCTCTTATGTTTGATACATGCACTGTGGATACTGCTAAGGTCCCTACATCTCGAGTTCCCACATATGCCAAACCAGAAACAACTGTGTTTTAACAACTAACAAAGAGTCAAACAATATTCACTTGTGACCTTCTCTTCTGTACCACAGTTTATAGTTATTATCACTGTCCTCTATGGCTTGTTCCAAATTATGGGGAATCCTGGGCATTCCCAGTTCCTACTGGCTTAATTTGGAGGGATAAGAGCTCTATCTGCTTCAGGAACTTTGAAGCTGTTTGTATTTTTGCTTTGGAACAGGAAatgaaaagtttttaaattagCAGGTTTGGATAAGCTGTATCCTACAATGTTTAAGGCACTGTTGAGGAGTTGGACTGTTAATGTTGATTTTCAGTAACTCTTGCTACACAGGGGAAATTTCAGGAGTGCAAAGGAAAGGTAACATGCCAGTATTTTAATAGAGTAAAAGAAATGAGCCAGGAAATTATAGACTTGTTGGTGTCACATAATTCCTTGGAAAAAAGTAATGGAACAGATAATGTGAAACTGAATTAATAACGAATTAAAAGTGAGTAGCAGAATTAATGCCAGTTCATTTGTATTTAGGGAAAATAATCCTGTAAAACCAGTTTCACATTATACTTTCTGTAATATATGTTGGgataaaagctgaagaaaaggTGATTTTTGAGGTCCACCAAAGCTGTAGACTTGACGAAGTAGTTGCACCACTAGAAATCTCTTTTGTTTGGCAAATTTAAAAGTGACCAGGTTTTTTCACCATGTGCAAAGCTACTGAAATGAGCCCTATTAGCAAGTCTTTGTGCATAGTATTGGCCAGggattttctccttcttttgaCAACAGAGAAAGATCTTTTTCCTGGCAGTAAGAGATGTGTTTAGGCTGAGACTTCCCTACATGCTGCTCCATATGCAATGTGTCTTCAGTGTGCgtgtggtgaggcactggaacaggctgcccagaggagtTGTGATGCCCTGTTGTAGGCCAGGCTGCATGGGCCACTTGGTCTAGTGAGAGGGGTCCCTACTCACGGCAGAGGGGCTGAAATCAAATGATCTTCAAAGGTTCCcaccagcccaaaccattccaggatccTGTAATTCTGAAGTTCTGGGCTGCAAGAGGGAGTTTGTACAGCAGAGCCCCGGCAGGACTGggcctgcccaggcctggaacTTTGGAGAGGGGCTGTTGCTGGGCAACCTTGCAGCCCTCCTGGAAACATtccacagcagctggcacacaggGCCCCTCTCTTTTACTCTGCCTGCATGGGTATGTCCTGTCATTACTGTTAGAGTACTGATTTAGATAAAAGTGTGGCCTTTGTATTTTGCAGCCAAGCTCTTGAACCTGAGCTTTTTTTGGCAACAGGTTCTTGTGGTTGTTTAAGACTTTAGTTCAGAGTATGTCCAGAAGGGTGTATTTGGCAGGTGTTTCATGTGTAAAGAATTTGAGCAAACATTCTAATGTTTAAATTGCCTGATTTTGGGATTGCCTATTGCAGAGAGATCATCAAACCTGAGCCTCTGTTATGTGTGGGCTGGTTCTTGTGCTCCAAAACAATCACTTTATGTGGTGACTTTCAGTAGATTTAACTTTTCCTCTAAATCGGTTTTCTTGGCATCAGAAGCACCTTAATGtttaattaacttttctttCATACTTAAAACCAATTTTCTAATGCCAGGTTGAGTAAAGATGCAGTGGAAAGTTGGATACAAAGTGAAGCAGTCTTAGTGTTTCTGCCTGTGTGTCTGTAACTTAATTCTCTTTGTGAAGCCCACACTGACATGGTTTTCTGAAAGGTTTGCAAAGTGTAACAGCAATGAGATTTTTTCTACAGTATATATAGTCATAGAAAATCAGTGTAAGACCATAATTCCAGTTACAAGAAGAGTAAGCAATCTTAAGAGTTGAGGTTGATGGTCCTTGTCACTTCGTTCCAACACACTCTGAGAGTCAGTTGCCTGAGGAAGGGGGTGAACTAGAAAGGGCTAAATGCTATCATGCAGAGCAACCTAAGTGCAATGACAGACTTccataatttctttctgttataTTAATATGATCTTtagaattcattttttaattgctaaattggttttttttattgtgttcagcaaaaggggaaaatgaaCCTGAAAATGGTATGTGTTTGCAAATGCTTAACCACTTTTTCTTAAACCTCTCTGTAAAAAAGTAAACTTTTGGGCCTAATTTTTGAGTAGTGTTGAAAAACTTGGCTGGAGGTCAATGACTTGCTTTGTGCACACTATATTGAAATGTCATACTGGTTATGTATGCTGGTTTCAATGAGGTTTTTTGTATCTGCCTATCTTTAGTATTACATATCAACTTTGTATCTTAGTACTTCAGAAGCAGTCTTGCAAGAAAGTGGATGATGGGGAGGAGATTTGTAGGGTATTTCAGGTAGAGGAATTATTTGGGTGTATTTCTAATTCAGCTCAACAAACTTCTTCCAAAACACAGTTTAGTCTagaaaactatttatttttgctCTCCAATTATAGTTAAATACCTTACAGTCGTTTTACATCTACACTCTAAGGGTGAAGGAAATATCTTCTTCAAAAGACACTCAAAAATAGCAGTGAAATGCTGCAATACATGCCATAACCTATGCTTTCTGAGTTGCCTTATGACTTTTGAATGGACTCTGCTTATCAACAGCTGTTTCAGGGCTTGAGTTTTCACTTCAGATCTTACTAAGAAGTGATGCATGCGTTacctgtgtttgtttttttccagcctcGTCTGTGAGCTCAAGTAGTCCTCCGTAGTGAGAGGAAATAATGTTTTAGAGCAGAACTATTTGTTATTAATCCTGGGTACCAGAGAGACATGTTCCTATTCTCTCCTCCTGTGCCTAATTTAATCTTCTGTGTGAGTGGAGTGCCTGGATAATGTTACAATATAAGTACCAAATGTGCCCACAGGTTTTTTGCATATTTCTGactgatttttcttgtttctcttaaTTAGGAAAGCCTAAATATGGGAAGAACTGACAATGAAAAACCTGATAATCCAGGTAGCATTATAGGCTATTTTCTGCTCTAAATTTTCTTGACTACACTCTAGCCTTCAGTTGTCTTTAACAATTGAAATGGGCTGAACTAGTTGTTTTTCATCTATTAAAGAATTTATGTTGCTATTGCCAATATAAGCTGTAAGCTCTAGGGCTGTACTGTAGTGAGCTCAGAACATgtattcagaggaaaaaaaaaatccatgttcTTCCAAAACACTTACAAGATAAAAGGTTGTGGACAGGTGGGAATATGTCATGTAGCGTGTTTTGAGTACATCACATTTGCAACAGTACTTACACAACATTGTGTTGATGGGCAGCGTTTTCACCAGAAAGAGATGAAGGACAAGAAGGCGATGGCCCGCGTCGCTCATTCCGGCAGAGGAAATCTGTTGAGCACTATGAATCTCCATCGGAAAGTAGGTGTGCTGGGCTCACCTTGGCTGGACACCTGTGCtcaccaggctgctccatcACTCCCACTTCTCAGCTAAAAtagggagagaaaataagacGAAGAGAACTTGTAGGTTAAGGCAGTTCaccaaagcaaaagaaaaaggatgtgcacaaacaaagaaaaaaaatggattttgttttctgcttcccaTCAGTGAGTGATGTCTGGCCACTTCCCgggaagcagggcttcagcaGTGTAGCACATGCAGCTCCAGaatgcaaacatttttaaaattacaaatgccCCGCCTTCCTCCTACTTTTCTTAACTTTTATGGCTAAGCTGATGTCATATGGTATGGAAAATCCCTTTGGTTAACCTGGGTCAGCTATCCCAGATGTGACCCCTCCCAGgctcttcccagccctctgcttGGGAGTGGAATGTCAGGGAGACAGCgctgatgctgtgccagcactgctcagcagtagccaaaacactggtgtgttatcaacacctgTCGAGCAAccaaggcacagcacagcactgtgagggctgctgtggggaaaattaactccatcccagccagaaCAAATACAGT includes these proteins:
- the SLC7A13 gene encoding solute carrier family 7 member 13, translating into MGKGENNDPKDVQRKEKAKIQLKRNIGYFDGVSFIIGSIVGAGIFVSPTGVLKHSLLNVGVALTIWTASGLVSLMGALCYAELGTALPFSGGEYSHIKRGLGPLPAFVFIWTSMFTKPASNAARALLFAEYATQPFYGVCPAPDVLKKCLALAVLWSLGILNGLSVKLAAWVQTVFTLLKMMALSVIAVGGIVLLVVRQKESLARFEDMFGSEIPNAAQVAEAFFQGLYAYGGWWSLNYMAEEMKSPSKNIPLTVMTAVPAVIVFYLLVNISYLTVLTPKEIVSSVAVAITWADRVIPSVAWIIPVSVAVSIFGALNSSMFTLGRLSYAGSQSGHLPSLISMLNVHSCTPAPAMIFSTTIASIFIIPSDLIMLTNYFGFSAWLMTGLTCASLIVLRYREPHLHRPYKVFLPVPFMMVAMSFFLVLVPIIWSPNLQYVYAFLFMLGSLIVYLPFIHFKLHFAFFDKITCHLQLLLEVCPADGSAEGKCE